DNA from Aquaspirillum sp. LM1:
TGGCCTTTTTGGGGGAGATCGTCATGTCCAGACTTCCAGCACGCCAGCGTCGATGTCCAGTCGTAGCCAGGGGAAAGAAGGGCATCTTCGTTTAGCCAATCAAACGCAGAAGCCGGGTTGGTGCCGGCAATTGCGACAATATAGCGCTTTTTGCTGGGGCTATGCATCACCACCATGGCATTGCTTGCATAAAAAGATGAGCGACGTGCCGTTTTGTTTTTTGGCTCAGCCACATAGATGGCAGGTCCCCAGGCAATTTGCCAGTCACTGCCGATTGCCTGTTGTAACAAGGTGTTTTCCAGTACGACATTGATATCTGCTGCCAGCTTCTGCGAGAGATCCTGTTCAGCAGCCTTGCATGCAGCTTCAGGCGTGAGGGTGGAATCTGATGGATGATACGCAACAGATGAAGCACGATTTGACAAAACAGACCAAAAAAATGTGGTTTGCCAAGCATCAAGGGTACGGAGAGATGTGTTCATGATTGCGCCTGATAACAAATAAAAATAAAGTGGGGGTCTGCGCTATCCTGCAAACTGCTGTAAGATTAGCTGTAAGTAAAATAACATATCCAAAGAATACAATCGATGACATAAGATTGCATGACATTACATGGCATTACGTCACGAGCGCATTCACAAAGAAATTTGCTGGGGGCAAAAATTTGCCTGCATCTCCGGCAGTTAAGGAAACACTGAAAAAATCGTCATTCCCGCGAAGGCGGGAATCCAGGGTTTTGATTTTGCTGGGTTTTGCTTTTGGCAAAAACGGTTTTTCTGAATAAATCAGCGCGTCCCAAAGCGTTCAACGTGATGACGCCAGTGCTGCTGTTGATGCTGGTTGAATCCGTCGGGGCCGCTGCTGAGGGTGTCGCGGTGTGTGGTGGGCAAAAAGGGCTGTGCCATCCCCGGCAACCACGCGCAAGCCATGCCAGTCCGGAGCGGGATTGAGGTCATCCAGCACCGCCTGGTTAAGTTCGACAAAGACTTGCCAGCGCAACTTCTTGCGTGCCATGCGGAAAGCGTCGTCATGAGCGCCACGACCCAGGGGCAGGGAACGCCGGGAAAAGAACTGATCACGCTCGGCTTGCAGCGAGCGCATCAGATTGACGAGCAAGGCACCAACGACGCGCTCAAAGGTGAAAATGGTGCGGCGGGTAAAGTCGCGAGCGGCCTGGCGGTGTCGGGCGATGTAATCCACAGAAGTGATGAATCTGTGGATTTTATAGGTCGAACTGGAATATGGAGCGGCGGGTTTTTGGGTTATTTTTACATATATATCAATGGTTTAGTCGAATGATTGCACCACGGATTTTGGTTTGCGGCTCATGATGTATCGCTAATTTCGCGGCAGTGGGAAGCACTGCAACTCATCGGTTCTTATGTGGTGCCGGTGGTGGCACCGTACACTTGATAGCAATGTCCCATCCTGGGTGTGCTCGTCTGGTGTTGTGGTCACCCAGCGTATTCCTAGCTTTTACACTTTGCCTCCTTCGAACTATCCTGTTCGACCTAGATCAAGCGACTGTCGCCGCCTTGCTGTGGCTGTCCGTTTTGCTTTTTATCGTATGTTATATCTTATTCAAGTATTGATTTCTTTTTGTCATTTTAACTGCAAGTGTGTTAACACAGCCAAGCCAGAAAGAGTGTTGACGTAAGATCTTGATCTTAAAGAACTAAAATGTACGTGCTTTCTAGGTTTGTTTTGCAAAAACACCTTTATAACCAAAACTGATATAATAAATAACTAAGAATTTACTATGCATTGTCCAGTGGATCAATTAGCCAAGTGAGTCAATGGCCAAGTGAGTCAAAAACCAGAAATCGTAGTTCTACGTATTTTTTTCTGCAGCGCAAGCGCGCAGAATATAATAAGGCATGTCATGGCTTGTTATCGATTCCGCTTTATAGCCAGCTCTATACTGGATACGGAGTTCTCCATCACGCCGGATGCTGGACGAAAGCCTGATGTCTCTCATGCGGCCAAAGTGAAACCAGAAAGGCTTCACCTTGGCCGATGCAGAGCGTCTCGCCTAGTGATGCGAAAAAACTTCAGTGCGGCGCGTCTGTGTGCTGATCGGCCTGGTGTCATGCCAGCAGGCCAGCATCAAAAGCAATTCATTTCAATATGATCAAATAAGAAGGAGTAAGACATGGATCCGATTTTGGGGCAAATCATCCTGTGGCCGTTGAACTGGGTGCCGGATGGCTGGGCGGCCTGTGAAGGCCAGGAGTTGTCGATTCAGCAAAACGCCGCGCTGTACTCCCTGCTGGGTGTCACCTACGGCGGCAACGGTTCCACCACCTTCAAGCTGCCAGATCTGCGCAGTCGTGTGTCGCTGGGAGCACAGATTCCCTCCCAGGTGGGCACGGTATCCGGCGCTACCACCTCGTCGATGGTGGCCACCGGCACCGGCACCATCACCCTGCAACCCTCCCAGGTGCCGCTGCCTGCACACACCCACCCTGCCAGCTTCACCAGCACCACGGGTACCAGCACCTCGGTCAGCGTGGCGATTCCGGTGGATGCGGTCAATGGCGCAGAGAGCAATGCTCCCAGCACTTCGACTGTGCTTGGCAAGGTGATGTCCGGCACGACCGCCGCGCGCGCTTACACCACCAATAACGCCAGCACCACACTCAAACCATTTAACGCCAGCGCCAACCTGCCGACCGTGACTGGCACAGTGGCTGTGGGTAGCACCTCTGCATCTCCACAACAGTCTGTGCCGCTGGCGGTAGCCGTGCCGGTGGCCATGAGCACCGCGCAACCGTCGCTGACCCTGCGCTATATCATCGCCACGGTGGGCACCTACCCGATGCGCCCGTCGTAATTGCTTCTGAATGTGTTGGGTGCATCGGCACCCAACACATGTACTGACGAGTGGCAAATAGCCCCACTACATCATGTGCGTGGTCACTCATGCGTCGCATGAGCCAGCGCCAGTGCCATCCTGGCATCACATGAATATCATGTCTGATGTGGCGCTTGCCGCTTCAAACAACTTCATTGTCTAAATATCACTGGATATTTGGCAACACCCTCATTGCCTATACAATAGCGCTTTCGTGCAGGCATTGTGCTGGCCCCTTCGCGCTGACTGACTAAAATCTGCCAGCCCAATTTTCATGCGCAATCAATGTGTGCTCATGCTGAAATTCATGAGTATCATCCTGTTTTAACTGGTTTTTCTGGCTGTTTGGAGAGGGTTATGGACGCCGTGTACACTGATCAAGTTTTACCGCGTGTGGCGCAACCGGTCGCGCGTGAAGTTGTCTTCATCGAAGACAATCTGACCGACTGGAATATCCTGTCTGCCCGCCTGGCAGCCAGTGCCGAGGTAGTGGTGCTGGACAGCTCAGGCGATGGTCTGGCGCAGATGGCCACCTATCTTGCCTCCCGCCAGCCCGGCTCACTGGACGCCATTCATGTGCTGTCCCACGGTGCGACCGGACAGCTTAATCTGGGCAACACCTCACTGACTCAGGACACACTCGGACAATACACCTCCGCGTTCAACACCATAGGCCAGGCGCTTAGCGAGCAAGGCGACTTGCTGCTGTATGGTTGCGATGTCGGCGCGAGTGAAGCGGGCCAGGCGTTGGTGCAAAGCATTGCCGCCATGACCCATGCTGACGTAGCCGCCTCCGATAACCTTACTGGCGCGGCGATGCTGGGCGGAGACTGGGCGCTGGAAACCCATGCTGGCGTGATCAATGCCGCTAGCCTGGCGGTGGATAACTATGCTGGCACACTGGCGGTGGTGTCATTTACTGGCGACGCTGGCAATACCAACGCACCCAATGCAACAGTGGCCACGGGCACACCGAAGTCATCCGTCGCCATCACCAACACCGCCACCAGCGATACGCTAGATGTTGCGATCAGTGGTGGAACTGGCGTTTATCAAGACACCACGACAGTGTTCACCGGTTTTGGCATGACCATGCCCACAGGCAGCAGCGGCATGGTGGTGGTTACGGCGGACAACACCGACATCAACAGCATCACCCTGACTGTGCAGGGCGGCAAGGTGTTTGATTTTGTGTCCATGCTGATGATGGAGGCGGGGGCCCTGAGTGAAGGCATGACCTTCACGCCCAATGGCAATGCCGCCAACAAAGTCACGTATAACTTTACTGGGGCAGACACGCAAACCGTCGATTTGAGCGCCAATACAAATTTTGACAATCTGACCTTATTGACCATTTCCAGCAATGATGGCGCATTCCAAGTTAACTTTGACGACATCCAACTGGAAAACATCGGCGGTGCCAACGTTGCCCCAGTTTTCTCCAGCGGGGCCACCGGCTCAGTCAACGAAAACGCCAGCACCTCCACCGTGGTCTACACGGCGCTGGCCGTTGATGCCGACAGCGATAGCCTTTCCTATGCACTGTCCGGCACCGACGCCGGGTCTTTTTCCATTAATGCCACCACTGGCGTGGTGCGATTGACCACTGCCGCCAACTACGAAGTCAAGAACAGCTACAGCATTGATGTACTGGCTAAGGATGCTACCCACACCACCACCAAGGCGGTGACCATCAGCGTCACCAATGTCAACGAAGCTCCCGTCCTGACCGCGCCCGCCTCGCAAAGCATCAACCAGGACACCGCCACGGCGCTCACTGGCATCAGCGTGGCCGATCCAGACTCAGGCGCCAATCCGATCACAGTGACCCTGTCGGCAGCAGCGGGCACGTTTGCCGCTACCACCGGTAGCGGTGTAACCGTAGGAGGCAGCGGCACCGGCTCGGTGACACTGAGCGGCACACAAACCAATATCAACTCTTTTATTGCCGCCAGCAAGGTGACCTACACCACGGCGGCAGGTGCCACTGGCACCGTCACGCTCAGTATCGGCAGCAATGACGGCGGTAACTCGGGCTCAGGCAGCACACAAACCGACAGCAAAACCGAAACACTGAATATTGCCGTCGCCAACACCGCACCCACCATCACCAGCGGGGCCACCGGCAGCGTCGCCGAAAACGCCGCCACCAGCACGGTGGTCTACACCGCCGCCGCCACCGATGCGGAAAGTGACACCCTCACCTACTCGCTGACCGGCACCGATGCCGCGTCGTTCTCGATTGACGCCACCACCGGTCAGGTCAAGCTGCTCACCCCGGCAGACTTTGAAGTCAAGAGCAGCTACAGCGTCACCGTCAACGCCAAGGATGCGACCAACACCACCACCAAGGCGGTGACCATCAGCGTTACCGATGTGAACGAAGCACCCAGCATCACCAGCGGGGCCACTGGCAGCGTGGCGGAAAACGCCGCCACCAGCACCGTGGTCTACACCGCCACCGCCACCGACCCGGAAAGCGACACCCTCAGCTATTCGCTCACCGGCACCGATGCCGCGTCGTTTACCATCAACACGGCAGGTGCCGTGAAACTGGTCACCCCCGCCGACTTTGAAACCAAGGCCAGCTACAGCATCAACGTGATTGCCTCTGACGCCGCCAGCAACACCGTCAGCAAAACGGTGACCATCAATGCCACCAACGTCAACGAAGCGCCTACCGCCGCCAACTTCACCAGTGCCGGACTGGATGCTTCCACCGCCATTACCGGTGCTTCGGTAGGCACGCTGGCCGCCGTGGACCCGGATGCCGGCGACACCCACACCTTTACCCTGGTGGCGGGCAATGGCACCAATGATGCTGACAACAGCAAATTTACCGTCACCGGTAATACGCTGAAAGTGGGCGGCACCGCACTGACCGCCGGCACCTACCAGGTGATGACCCGCGCCACTGACGCCGGAAGCCTGACCGTCGATCAAGCGCAGACCATCACGATTAGCGCGCTTAATGCTGCGCCTACCATCACCAGTGGGGCCAGCGGCAGCGTGGCGGAAAACGCCGCCACCAGCACCGTGGTCTACACCTCCGCCGCCACCGACACCGACAGCGATACCCTTACCTATTCGCTCACTGGCACCGATGCTGCATCGTTCTCGATCAACGCCACCACTGGCCAGGTGCGCCTGCTCACCCCGGCAGACTATGAAACCAAGTCCAGCTACAGCATCACCGTCAACGCCAAGGATGCGACTCATACCACCACCAAGGTGGTGACCATTAATGTCACCGATGTGGACGAAGCGCCCAGTTTCACCAGCGGTGCCACCGGTACCGTAGCCGAAAATGCCGCTACCGGTGCCACCGTCTACACTGCTGCCGCCGCTGATCCGGAAACCGGCACCGTCACTTATTCGCTGTCGGGCACCGACGCCAGCGCTTTCAGCATTGGCAGCAGCTCTGGCGTGGTCACCCTCAACGGCTCGGCGGACTACGAAACCAAATCCAGCTACAGCATCAACGTGATTGCCTCTGACGCCGCCAGCAACACCGTCAGCAAAACGGTGACCATCAATGCCACCAACGTCAACGAAGCGCCCACCGCCGCCAACTTCACCAGCGCCGGGCTGGATAACACTACCGCCATCACCGGTGCTTCGGTCGGCACGCTGGCCGCCGTGGACCCGGACGCGGGCGACACCCACACCTTTACCCTGGTGACGGGCAATGGCACCAATGATGCCCACAACAGCAAGTTCACTATTACCGGCAATACCCTTAAAGTGGGCGGAACTGCTCTGACCGGTGGCACCTACCATGTACTGACCCGTGCCACCGATGCTGGTGGCCTGACCGTTGATCAAGCGCAGACGATCACGATTAGCGCTGCACCAGTCATCACCTCTGGTGCCAGCGGTAGCGTGGCCGAAAACGCGGCTTCCAGCACCGTGGTGTACACCGCCACAGCGACTGACGCCGACAGCGACACCCTGACCTATGCGCTGACCGGCACTGACGCTGCGTCGTTCTCGATTGATGCCACCACCGGCCAGGTCAAGCTGCTCACCCCGGCAGACTTTGAAGTCAAGAGCAGCTACAGCATCACCGTCAACGCCAAGGATGCGACCAACACCACCACCAAGGCGGTGACCATCAATGTCACCGATGTGAACGAAGCACCCAGCATCACCAGCGGGGCCACTGGCAGCGTGGCGGAAAACGCCGCCACCAGCACTGTGGTCTACACCGCTACTGCCACCGACCCGGAAAGCGACACCCTCAGCTATTCGCTGACCGGCACCGATGCTGCGTCGTTTACCATCAACACGGCAGGTGCCGTGAAACTGGTCACCCCCGCCGACTTTGAAACCAAGGCCAGCTACAGCGTGACCGTGAACGCGATGGACGCGACCCACACCACCACCAAGGCGGTGACCATCAATGCCACTAACGTCAACGAAACGCCCACCGCCGCCAACTTCACCAGTGCCGGGCTGACCAGCAGCACCGCCGTCACCGGTGCTTCGGTAGGCACGCTGGCCGCCGTGGATCCGGACGCTGGCGACACCCACACTTTTACACTGGTGGCGGGCAATGGCACCAATGATGCCGACAACAGCAAGTTCACGATGGTGGGTAACACACTCAAAGTAGGCGGCACGGCACTGACCACCGGCACTTACCAGGTAATGACCCGCGCCACTGACGCCGGCGGCCTGACCGTCGATCAAGTGCAGACCATCACGATTAGCGCTGCCGGTGGCGGAGGCGGAGGCGGAGGCGGAGGCGGAGGCGGCGGCGATCCGACCCCGCCGGACCCGACACCTCCCACCACCCCAACCACACCGACGGTGCCGACCACGCCAACGGAACCGACGACGCCCACGGTGCCGACCACGCCCACGACGCCGACGGAACCCACCACACCGACCACGCCTACCGTGCCGGTGGACCCAACGCCAACCACGCCGACTGTGCCGACACCGCCAGTCACGCCGACCATTCCATTGGTCGATGGCGTGGCCGTGACCTACAGCACCAGCGCGCGCCCGGACGGCAGCACCGTCAACGCCCTGAACATTCCGGTGGTCTCGACCGACCGTCAGGAGCAGGACGGCAGCAGCCCGCGCGCGGATATCCCGCTGGCCGGCACCAGTGGCAATCCGCTGGTCAAAGCTGAAGTGCCTGCCGGCATTGGCATGACCGTGGAAGGCCTGTCCGACAGCCCGTCAAGCCGGCTTGACCTGATTTCGGCCATCAAGAGCCGCACCATGGACAAACCGGTTGATCAGCGGGAAATGGTCGATCTGGGTCAGTTCTTCCTTAACACCCTGCCCGACGCCGCCAATCTGTGGGTGCGCACGGTGATTATCAGCCAGGCCTCCAACAGCGACGCCAGCGGCAAGCTTACCTTCCGTGGTGTCAGCGACAGCAGCAACCCCAGTGCCCTGGTGCTCGATTTCACCAGCCTGCCGAAAAACAGCACCGTCGCGCTGGAAAACGTCCAGTTTGGTGCCATCGTCGGTGAAGTCTCGGTCACCACCGGCGACGGCAATCAATTGCTGGCCGCCGACAGCAAAGCACAAACCCTCGACCTGGGGGCCGGCAACGACACCGTCTACGCCGGATCGGGCAACGATATCCTGAACAACAGCCAGGGTAATGACAAGCTGTTTGGCCAGGGTGGCAATGATGTGTTCAACGCCGAAAACGGCCAGAACATCCTGCACGGCGGCACCGACTCCGACACCGCCAAATTCACCGGCAAGGCCGACGACTACACCGTGGAAAAACACCATGGTTTCGTCAAGGTGATCAACAAAGCCGACCCAAGCAAGAGCACGCTGGTGGTGAACAGCGAAATCCTGCAGTTTGGCGATGCCAGCGTGGCGGTGGAAAGCGCACCGGCGCTGAATGCGCTGGCCGGGATGTACCAGAAGGTTCTGGGTCGTCAGGCGGATATTTATGGTTTTGATTACTTTGGTGAGCTGCAGGCCAAGGGCTACAGTATGGGCAGCATGGCGCTGAACATGATGAAAACCCCTGAAGGCCAGGCGCGCGGCTGGGCGCTGACCGGCGACCCGGTGAACGACGTGGAAATGCTCTATCAGGGGCTGCTGGGCCGGGCGTCGGACGCGGGTGGCAAGGCGGCGTGGGTGCAGTTGCTGAAGTCGGGCTTTATGTCGCTGGATCAGGTGGCGACGGCATTTATTGAGTCGCCGGAGATGAAAAACCATTATGTCGGGCCAACCGGCTGGGATTTCTTTATTTAAGCTGGCCGCTGGATGCTTGATGCCTGAGGAGGTTTCCTCCTCAGACCAAAAAAACAAGCCCACGCTGCCCACACAGCATGGGCTTGTTTTTTTGGCTTACACACTTTTCCAAACGACTTAGGGACGCGCTGATTTATTCAGAAAAATCGTGTTTGCCAAAATCAAAACCTAGCAAAATCAACACCCTGGATTCCCGCCTTCGCGGGAATGACGATTTTTTCAGCGTATCCTTAGTAGCCCATCACAAAAAAATCTACCATGGCTTATGATATAGCCGTTTCTAATTTATCGGAATATGGCTCGTTGCTACAAGCAACGCGCATGGCCTCCGAACTCGGACATCATATGGATTCGAACCCAAGTACCCGAACTCGTTCTTCGTCCGACCATGCTGTGGCCTTGCACTTCATGCGCAAGCTCATCTTGCCGTTTTTCCCCATCGGGACCGGCCGCACCAGATTCAGCACCATCTTTTTCAATAACGACAGGTTCTGCGGCGCGTAATGCTTGCGCACCGTACTGGCATCCTCGCCAAATCCCACATCCAGCACCCAGTGCAGCCGGTTTTCGATGCCCCCGTACCGCACTCCCCAGCGCCTCACCATCCAGAGCCACGGAATGCATGCTCGAACTGCTTTGGATCGAGTATCCGGAATACGCGGATGAAGGTGTCTTCCGAGGGGATGCCATTCGCCAGTTTGAGGAAACCTCGCAGCCAGTCCTGCTTGTAACGTGCCCACGCCACCATTTCTTCGAAGGTATCGTTGTCCGACAGCATCGCGCAGATGGCCACCACCAGGAGTTCACGGAAATCATGACGCGTTCCGTTACTGGGGCTGCGTGGATCATCAATATGTTCAAGGGCTTGCATCAGGCTGACTCCGGCGGTGCTCACGTTGGGCTTGGGCAAAGCCTGATGGTGAACAACATGTTCTCAGCCGGTGCAAACCTCAGTTCATGGCGCTTGTCAGCTATGCTTTCCGAGTTCGGAGGCCCTGTCTTTCGCCCGTTCAGGCGCTGAAAGAATGGCAGAAGAAAAAACCTGAATTGTTCAAGAAGCGTGTTTATAACCAGGCGGGACTTGACAGGCCACAAGCTGCGCTGCGTCGTCTGCCTGAATTTTTGCTGGGCGTCCCATTTTGGCCATGTGACTTGGTCCTCCGTTGTTAGCGTGAAACACCCCGATCTTTGGGCGCAAAAAAGCATCGCGAACAATCAAGATGCGATGCGAGCAGCAAAGAGCAGAGACAGCCAACTCATTTACCTTGGCCAAGCACCATCCCTGGTGCCTCTAACCGTGGTCGGCGAGAAAGCTGTTCTGATGTTTCATCTTATGGGGTGGCGCGCAACCGCGCAATGGCCGTTAGGGTCAAGTTTACATGTGTTTGTAAACACCCTCTAAGGGCCTTCGTATGCGTTGCCGTATGCCAAGTGCGCAGCGTATGCTGTGCAAAGCGTGGCTGTACTTGCAGCTGCATGGTTATATGACCCATAGGCGAACTGCAATGAAAGCTGAACTTCTCACTCGTGTGCCACCGCGTGCGCAACGCAAAGCCATCACCCCTTCCCGGCATGCTGTCGCGCAAGATGCGGCGCTGACCACCTTGCAGCCACTGGCCAAAGCCGCCGGGCAATCCTCGCAGGCGGCACAGCTGCAAAAAATGCAACACATTGCGGATCAGTATGTGGGCGCGCAAGATGCGGCGCTGGCCACCTTGCAGCCACTGGCCAAATCCGCCCGGCAATCCTCGCAGGCGGCACAGCTGCAAAAAATGCAACATATTGCGGATCAGTATGTGGGCGCGCTCCCTACGCTTCAGCGCAATCAGACGGGTTTGCCTGATGGATTGAAAGCCGGAGTAGAAAACTTGTCCGGCATGTCGCTGGACAAGGTGCGCGTGCATTACAACTCCAGCAAGCCTGCCCAATTGAATGCACATGCTTACGCCCAAGGCACCGATATCCACGTGGCGCCAGGGCAGCAAAAACATCTGGCGCATGAGGCCTGGCATGTGGTGCAGCAAGCACAGGGCCGGGTTCGGCCCACCACGCAACTGAAAAATGGCGCGTCGAT
Protein-coding regions in this window:
- a CDS encoding phage tail protein, coding for MDPILGQIILWPLNWVPDGWAACEGQELSIQQNAALYSLLGVTYGGNGSTTFKLPDLRSRVSLGAQIPSQVGTVSGATTSSMVATGTGTITLQPSQVPLPAHTHPASFTSTTGTSTSVSVAIPVDAVNGAESNAPSTSTVLGKVMSGTTAARAYTTNNASTTLKPFNASANLPTVTGTVAVGSTSASPQQSVPLAVAVPVAMSTAQPSLTLRYIIATVGTYPMRPS
- a CDS encoding cadherin domain-containing protein; protein product: MDAVYTDQVLPRVAQPVAREVVFIEDNLTDWNILSARLAASAEVVVLDSSGDGLAQMATYLASRQPGSLDAIHVLSHGATGQLNLGNTSLTQDTLGQYTSAFNTIGQALSEQGDLLLYGCDVGASEAGQALVQSIAAMTHADVAASDNLTGAAMLGGDWALETHAGVINAASLAVDNYAGTLAVVSFTGDAGNTNAPNATVATGTPKSSVAITNTATSDTLDVAISGGTGVYQDTTTVFTGFGMTMPTGSSGMVVVTADNTDINSITLTVQGGKVFDFVSMLMMEAGALSEGMTFTPNGNAANKVTYNFTGADTQTVDLSANTNFDNLTLLTISSNDGAFQVNFDDIQLENIGGANVAPVFSSGATGSVNENASTSTVVYTALAVDADSDSLSYALSGTDAGSFSINATTGVVRLTTAANYEVKNSYSIDVLAKDATHTTTKAVTISVTNVNEAPVLTAPASQSINQDTATALTGISVADPDSGANPITVTLSAAAGTFAATTGSGVTVGGSGTGSVTLSGTQTNINSFIAASKVTYTTAAGATGTVTLSIGSNDGGNSGSGSTQTDSKTETLNIAVANTAPTITSGATGSVAENAATSTVVYTAAATDAESDTLTYSLTGTDAASFSIDATTGQVKLLTPADFEVKSSYSVTVNAKDATNTTTKAVTISVTDVNEAPSITSGATGSVAENAATSTVVYTATATDPESDTLSYSLTGTDAASFTINTAGAVKLVTPADFETKASYSINVIASDAASNTVSKTVTINATNVNEAPTAANFTSAGLDASTAITGASVGTLAAVDPDAGDTHTFTLVAGNGTNDADNSKFTVTGNTLKVGGTALTAGTYQVMTRATDAGSLTVDQAQTITISALNAAPTITSGASGSVAENAATSTVVYTSAATDTDSDTLTYSLTGTDAASFSINATTGQVRLLTPADYETKSSYSITVNAKDATHTTTKVVTINVTDVDEAPSFTSGATGTVAENAATGATVYTAAAADPETGTVTYSLSGTDASAFSIGSSSGVVTLNGSADYETKSSYSINVIASDAASNTVSKTVTINATNVNEAPTAANFTSAGLDNTTAITGASVGTLAAVDPDAGDTHTFTLVTGNGTNDAHNSKFTITGNTLKVGGTALTGGTYHVLTRATDAGGLTVDQAQTITISAAPVITSGASGSVAENAASSTVVYTATATDADSDTLTYALTGTDAASFSIDATTGQVKLLTPADFEVKSSYSITVNAKDATNTTTKAVTINVTDVNEAPSITSGATGSVAENAATSTVVYTATATDPESDTLSYSLTGTDAASFTINTAGAVKLVTPADFETKASYSVTVNAMDATHTTTKAVTINATNVNETPTAANFTSAGLTSSTAVTGASVGTLAAVDPDAGDTHTFTLVAGNGTNDADNSKFTMVGNTLKVGGTALTTGTYQVMTRATDAGGLTVDQVQTITISAAGGGGGGGGGGGGGGDPTPPDPTPPTTPTTPTVPTTPTEPTTPTVPTTPTTPTEPTTPTTPTVPVDPTPTTPTVPTPPVTPTIPLVDGVAVTYSTSARPDGSTVNALNIPVVSTDRQEQDGSSPRADIPLAGTSGNPLVKAEVPAGIGMTVEGLSDSPSSRLDLISAIKSRTMDKPVDQREMVDLGQFFLNTLPDAANLWVRTVIISQASNSDASGKLTFRGVSDSSNPSALVLDFTSLPKNSTVALENVQFGAIVGEVSVTTGDGNQLLAADSKAQTLDLGAGNDTVYAGSGNDILNNSQGNDKLFGQGGNDVFNAENGQNILHGGTDSDTAKFTGKADDYTVEKHHGFVKVINKADPSKSTLVVNSEILQFGDASVAVESAPALNALAGMYQKVLGRQADIYGFDYFGELQAKGYSMGSMALNMMKTPEGQARGWALTGDPVNDVEMLYQGLLGRASDAGGKAAWVQLLKSGFMSLDQVATAFIESPEMKNHYVGPTGWDFFI